A genomic window from Streptomyces brevispora includes:
- a CDS encoding glycosyltransferase family 4 protein, whose product MSQLRTVQVLGGGSAGSSAHVGSLASGLVARGVQVTVCAPAELDRTYDFSATGARFAPVPRRSDPAAVAALRGACTGADVVHAHGPHAAVRAALALGGRRVPLVVTWHTRSHAEGARRRLLHLLERRAARSAAVVLGASSDLVDRARRRGARDARLAAVATPAPRVHAALPDGKVRAELGAVERPLIMAVGNLVPQHGFGALLDAARAWRRLDRVPLLAIAGEGRERAALQRRIKAEDLPVVLIGSRPDVTELLAAADLVVLPSRWEARSLLAQDALRIGVPLVATAVGGVPELVGDAAELVPYGNAEALARSVARLLGDPAERDRMAAAGLAQAASWPTEDDTVAQVLSVYDELAQPPAVERSR is encoded by the coding sequence GTGTCACAGCTGCGTACGGTCCAAGTACTGGGCGGAGGCAGTGCGGGAAGCAGCGCCCATGTCGGCTCGCTGGCCTCCGGACTGGTCGCGAGAGGCGTGCAGGTCACGGTCTGCGCGCCCGCCGAACTGGACCGCACCTACGATTTCTCCGCGACGGGGGCGCGTTTCGCGCCCGTACCCAGGCGCAGTGATCCTGCGGCCGTCGCCGCGCTGCGCGGTGCCTGCACGGGCGCCGACGTCGTGCACGCGCACGGACCGCACGCCGCGGTGCGGGCCGCTCTGGCGCTCGGTGGACGCCGCGTCCCGCTGGTCGTCACCTGGCACACCCGGTCCCACGCCGAGGGCGCCCGCCGCCGGCTGCTGCACCTGCTGGAGCGAAGGGCCGCCCGGTCGGCGGCCGTTGTGCTCGGCGCCTCCTCGGACCTGGTCGACCGGGCCCGGCGGCGGGGGGCGCGTGACGCCCGGCTCGCGGCCGTCGCCACTCCGGCACCGCGGGTTCACGCCGCGCTGCCCGACGGCAAGGTGCGGGCCGAACTCGGCGCGGTGGAGCGGCCGTTGATCATGGCGGTCGGCAACCTGGTGCCGCAGCACGGCTTCGGCGCGCTGCTCGACGCGGCACGCGCGTGGCGCCGGCTCGACCGCGTACCCCTGCTGGCCATCGCGGGAGAGGGGCGCGAACGGGCGGCCCTGCAGCGCCGGATCAAGGCCGAGGACCTGCCCGTCGTCCTGATCGGCAGCCGGCCCGACGTCACCGAACTGCTGGCCGCCGCCGATCTGGTCGTACTGCCCAGCCGCTGGGAGGCGCGCTCGCTGCTGGCCCAGGACGCGCTGCGGATCGGCGTGCCGCTGGTCGCCACCGCGGTCGGCGGGGTGCCCGAACTCGTGGGTGACGCCGCGGAGCTCGTGCCGTACGGGAACGCGGAGGCGCTCGCCCGCAGTGTGGCCCGGCTGCTCGGCGATCCGGCGGAACGGGACCGGATGGCCGCTGCGGGACTCGCGCAGGCGGCGAGTTGGCCGACCGAGGACGACACCGTCGCCCAAGTACTGAGTGTGTACGACGAGTTGGCGCAGCCGCCGGCGGTGGAGCGGAGCCGCTGA
- the recN gene encoding DNA repair protein RecN, whose product MSVLEEMRIRSLGVIDDAVVELSPGFTAVTGETGAGKTMVVTSLGLLLGGRADPALVRIGAKAAVVEGRITVSEGDAVALRAEEAGAEIEDGALLISRTVSAEGRSRAHLGGRSVPVGVLAELADELVAVHGQTDQQGLLKPARQRQALDRYAGDGVAGPHATYAAAYRRLRAVAGELDELTTRARERAQEADLLRFGLNEVAAVEPLPGEDTELAAEAQRLGHADALASAAALAHTALAGNPEDQEAVDATTVVAAAGHALEGVRAHDPALAALADRVGEISILLSDVAGELAGYADQLDSDPLRLAAVEDRRAALTGLTRKYGEDIAAVLAWAEDGAARLTELEGDDDRIGELTAERDALRAELSGLGQALTDARTSAAALFAEAVTAELASLAMPHARVSFDIRQTEAADEASGIDIGGRSVVYGPSGADEVELLLAPHPGAQPRPIAKGASGGELSRVMLAVEVVFAGSDPVPTYLFDEVDAGVGGKAAVEVGRRLAKLAQSAQVVVVTHLPQVAAFADRQLLVEKTVDGSVTRSGVTVLEGEERVRELSRMLAGQEDSETARAHAEELLATARADGRGGF is encoded by the coding sequence ATGTCCGTGTTGGAGGAGATGCGGATACGGTCGCTCGGAGTCATCGACGACGCGGTGGTGGAGCTGTCACCCGGTTTCACCGCGGTGACCGGTGAGACCGGCGCGGGCAAGACCATGGTCGTCACCAGCCTGGGGCTGCTGCTCGGCGGACGTGCCGACCCCGCCCTCGTGCGGATCGGTGCGAAGGCCGCGGTCGTCGAGGGCCGGATCACGGTGTCCGAGGGCGACGCGGTGGCGCTGCGGGCCGAGGAGGCCGGGGCGGAGATCGAGGACGGTGCGCTGCTGATCAGCCGTACCGTTTCCGCGGAGGGCCGCTCCCGGGCGCATCTGGGCGGCAGATCCGTGCCGGTGGGCGTACTGGCCGAGCTCGCCGACGAGCTCGTCGCCGTGCACGGCCAGACCGACCAACAGGGGCTGCTCAAGCCCGCCCGGCAGCGGCAGGCACTCGACCGGTACGCGGGCGACGGCGTCGCCGGACCGCACGCCACGTACGCGGCGGCCTACCGGCGGCTGCGCGCTGTCGCCGGTGAACTCGACGAGCTGACGACGCGTGCCCGCGAGCGCGCCCAGGAAGCCGACCTGCTGCGCTTCGGGCTGAACGAGGTCGCCGCGGTCGAACCGCTGCCCGGTGAGGACACCGAGCTCGCCGCCGAGGCCCAACGGCTCGGCCACGCGGACGCCCTCGCCTCCGCCGCCGCCCTCGCGCACACCGCGCTGGCCGGCAACCCCGAGGACCAGGAGGCGGTCGACGCGACGACCGTCGTGGCTGCGGCCGGGCATGCGCTGGAAGGCGTGCGGGCCCACGACCCGGCGCTCGCCGCGCTGGCGGACCGGGTCGGCGAGATCTCCATCCTGCTCTCCGACGTCGCGGGCGAACTCGCGGGGTACGCCGACCAGCTGGACTCCGATCCGCTGCGGCTCGCCGCGGTCGAGGATCGGCGCGCCGCGCTCACCGGACTCACCCGCAAGTACGGCGAGGACATCGCCGCGGTGCTGGCCTGGGCCGAGGACGGGGCCGCGCGCCTCACGGAGCTGGAGGGCGACGACGACCGGATCGGCGAACTGACCGCGGAGCGGGACGCGCTGCGCGCCGAACTCTCCGGCCTCGGACAGGCGCTGACCGACGCCCGCACGTCGGCGGCGGCGCTCTTCGCCGAGGCGGTCACCGCGGAACTCGCCTCCCTCGCCATGCCGCACGCCCGGGTCTCCTTCGACATCCGGCAGACCGAGGCGGCCGACGAGGCGTCCGGCATCGACATCGGCGGACGCAGCGTGGTCTACGGGCCGTCCGGCGCCGACGAGGTCGAACTGCTGCTGGCCCCGCACCCCGGTGCCCAGCCCCGCCCGATCGCCAAGGGCGCCTCGGGCGGTGAGCTGTCCCGGGTGATGCTCGCCGTGGAGGTGGTCTTCGCCGGTTCCGACCCCGTACCCACCTACCTCTTCGACGAGGTCGACGCGGGGGTCGGCGGCAAGGCCGCCGTCGAGGTCGGGCGGCGGCTGGCGAAGCTCGCGCAGTCCGCCCAGGTCGTTGTCGTCACCCACCTGCCCCAGGTGGCCGCGTTCGCCGACCGTCAGCTGCTGGTCGAGAAGACCGTGGACGGCTCGGTGACCAGGAGCGGTGTCACCGTCCTGGAGGGCGAGGAGCGGGTACGGGAACTGTCCCGGATGCTCGCGGGCCAGGAGGACTCCGAGACGGCCCGCGCCCACGCGGAGGAACTGCTGGCCACGGCACGGGCGGACGGCCGGGGCGGGTTCTAG
- a CDS encoding NAD kinase, with protein sequence MTTNAARTVFLLAHTGRPAAIRSAELVVQGLLRSGLGVRVLATEAADLPLPPTVATVTDATPEAVNGCELLVVLGGDGTLLRGAELARASGVPMLGVNLGRVGFLAEAERDDLDKVVDRVVTRAYTVEERMTIDVVVHSNGTVVHTDWALNEAAVQKVSPERMLEVVLEIDGRPVTGFGCDGIVCATPTGSTAYAFSAGGPVVWPEVEALLMVPISAHALFAKPLVTSPTSVLAVEVQPHTPHGVLWCDGRRTVALPAGARVEVRRGAVPVRLARLHQASFTDRLVAKFALPVSGWRGAPH encoded by the coding sequence TTGACGACGAATGCGGCACGAACAGTCTTTCTTTTGGCGCACACCGGCCGGCCGGCCGCGATCCGCAGCGCCGAGCTCGTGGTCCAGGGGCTGCTGCGCAGCGGTCTGGGCGTACGGGTGCTGGCGACCGAGGCGGCCGACCTGCCGCTGCCACCGACCGTCGCGACGGTCACGGATGCCACCCCTGAGGCGGTGAACGGCTGCGAGCTGCTGGTCGTGCTCGGCGGGGACGGGACACTGCTGCGCGGCGCGGAGCTCGCACGCGCCTCCGGGGTGCCGATGCTCGGCGTCAACCTCGGCCGGGTCGGCTTCCTCGCCGAGGCGGAGCGCGACGACCTCGACAAGGTCGTCGACCGGGTCGTCACCCGGGCGTACACCGTTGAGGAACGCATGACGATCGACGTCGTCGTGCACAGCAACGGCACCGTCGTCCATACCGACTGGGCCCTCAACGAGGCGGCCGTGCAGAAGGTGTCGCCCGAGCGGATGCTGGAGGTCGTGCTGGAGATCGACGGCCGGCCGGTGACCGGGTTCGGCTGCGACGGCATCGTCTGCGCGACGCCCACCGGCTCGACCGCGTACGCGTTCTCGGCCGGCGGACCCGTCGTCTGGCCCGAGGTCGAGGCGCTGCTGATGGTCCCGATCAGCGCCCACGCGCTGTTCGCCAAGCCGTTGGTGACCTCGCCCACGTCGGTGCTCGCCGTCGAGGTCCAGCCGCACACCCCGCACGGGGTGCTGTGGTGCGACGGGCGCAGGACCGTGGCGCTGCCCGCCGGAGCGCGGGTCGAGGTGCGGCGCGGCGCGGTGCCCGTACGGCTGGCCCGGCTGCACCAGGCGTCCTTCACGGACCGGCTGGTGGCCAAGTTCGCCCTGCCGGTGTCGGGGTGGCGGGGCGCGCCGCACTGA